One window of Pyxicephalus adspersus chromosome 4, UCB_Pads_2.0, whole genome shotgun sequence genomic DNA carries:
- the LOC140328428 gene encoding uncharacterized protein: MAEQMEIAWKHLDLHDSISLSKAERQVRRTGGLKQWQLDRCPHLNSSMTHSLEQKKTLLYEAAWRGDLDQVNTLLNLGISVNCQNCRGWTPLHMASCCGNLDLVKYLLQKGASLNIRDLWSYTPLHRAALNGHTEISELLLQCGALPDTQTSSGESPLHLAAANGYLQCVQTLLKYKASPTIRDNNKWTALHWCSVNDHIDVLDYLVSLGLSLEDESNIGMNMLHLSVLAGNIQITNYVLKRKYDINAKDAKGKTALHLAAENGFSEMTEFLLRKGANLKTLDENHLTPLHRAAGRGHTDTVELLLREGAEVNSTDLLNLTPLHYAAYKGHSVVCVYLLQHEANLHAKGWLGKTALHLAVERGHTDVVKTLKEWGADPCVKTKWNESASDMAPQDSYKDILNILNMGGMNLC, from the exons ATGGCTGAGCAAATGGAAATTGCATGGAAACACCTTGATTTGCATGACTCCATCTCACTTTCCAAGGCAGAGAGGCAAGTGAGAAGGACAGGGGGCCTGAAGCAATGGCAGCTGGATAGATGTCCACACTTAAACTCATCAATGACTCACTCACTGGaacaaaaaaagactttattgtaTGAGGCTGCCTGGAGAGGGGACCTGGATCAAGTGAACACCTTACTCAACCTTGGAATATCTGTCAACTGCCA AAATTGCAGAGGATGGACCCCTTTACACATGGCTTCATGCTGCGGTAATCTGGATTTAGTCAAATACCTTCTACAAAAAGGAGCTTCTCTAAACATCAGGGATTTGTGGAGCTACACCCCACTTCATCGCGCTGCATTGAATGGACATACTGAGATATCAGAACTGCTTTTACAATGTGGGGCATTGCCTGATACTCAGACCTCTTCAGGAGAATCACCATTGCATTTGGCTGCAGCAAATGGCTACCTGCAATGTGTTCAAACCCTGCTAAAATATAAAGCTTCTCCCACCATCAGAGACAACAACAAGTGGACTGCACTGCACTGGTGCTCTGTCAATGATCACATAGATGTACTGGATTACCTGGTATCACTTGGACTTTCTCTTGAAGATGAAAGCAACATTGGCATGAACATGCTTCATCTGTCTGTGCTGGCTGGAAACATACAAATTACTAACTACGTACTAAAGAGAAAATATGATATAAATGCGAAAGATGCAAAGGGTAAAACAGCTCTACACCTAGCTGCAGAAAATGGTTTCAGTGAG ATGACAGAGTTTCTTCTGAGAAAAGGTGCCAATCTGAAGACATTGGATGAAAACCATCTCACGCCACTACATCGGGCGGCAGGACGTGGTCACACTGACACAGTGGAGCTACTGCTGAGAGAAGGAGCTGAAGTGAACAGCACTGATTTGTTAAACCTAACACCTTTACACTATGCAGCCTACAAGGGTCATAGCGTGGTATGTGTGTATCTGCTTCAACATGAAGCCAACCTGCATGCTAAGGGCTGGCTGGGAAAGACTGCATTGCACCTGGCTGTAGAGAGAGGCCATACTGATGTAGTAAAAACACTAAAAGAATGGGGAGCTGATCCTTGTGTTAAAACAAAGTGGAATGAGTCAGCTTCAGACATGGCTCCACAAGACAGCTATAAAGATATTCTTAATATATTAAACATGGGGGGTATGAATTTATGTtag